One Mycolicibacterium sp. ND9-15 genomic window, TTGCCGTCCCGCACCACCAAACGCAGTACGGCGTCGTGGATTTCACCGACCCGCCCGGTGAGTCGGGTGCCATCGGCGAGGGTCAGTTCGACTTTGCGGCCGCGCGCCCGGCGGTAGTGCTTTTCAGCGGTCAGGGGCCTGTCCACGCCCGGCGAGGTCACCTCGAGGACATAGGGTGCGGATCTCGCGTCGACCTCATCGAGCAGCGTCGACGCGGTACGGGACAGCTCGGCGATCGAATCGAGGTCCAGGCCGCCGTCCCCGTCGGCTACCACCGTGACGCGCGGCGGACGCGCGGCGGTATCGACGATCACGCCCTCGATTTCGTAACCTGCGCGCGCGAACTCGCCGTCGAGTAGCTCGATCACCTCTTTCTGCGACGGCAATCCCGCAGAACGCTCCGTCACGGCGAGCTCCTCGTCTTGAGTTGTCCGGACCCGACTCCCGGGCGGCACACCCTGGAACCGACACTCCACGATACGCCAGCACTGCCGCGGTAACCGCCAAACGAGCACCGATGCGAGGGGAGCGCAATGGCAAGATGTTTGTCGTGCCGAGCCCTCCGCCGACCATCAACAGGCGACGCGTGCTGGCTTCGGCCGCGGCGTTGGCGCTGCTCGCCGCTACCGCGGCCGCATGCGGCTCGCCGCCACCGCCACCGCAGGTCGACGAACTCTCCGCACAACTCGACCGGGCGCGCGCCGACAGCCAGTTGGCCACCGATGCCGCCGCACACGAACGCGGGGCCGTCGCGCAGGCATTGACCGCCGTGGCCGCCGAACGCGCGGCCCATGCCCAGGCGTTGGCCGACGAACTGGTCCGGATCCGCGGCGACGAGGCACCCACCCAGACGCCGACCAGCACGACCGCCGAGCCGGTGAAGCCACCCACCGTCAAGGACACGGTCAACGCGCTGCGGGCGTCGGCGGCCGCCGCCACCGAGTTGGCGGCCAAGCTCTCGGGCTACCGCGCCGGGCTGATCGCGTCGATCGCCGCGGCGTGCACCGCCGCGTACACGGTGGCCCTCGGCGAACCGCGGCGGCCGCGATGACGTCGGTGGAGCCGACCGGACCGGCGCGTCCGTCAAACCCCGCTGACGGCGCGCTGTTCGATGCGATCGCCACCGAGCACGCCACCATCTACGGATACGGCATTGTCTCGGCGCACTCCACGCCCGAGGACAACTACCTGGTGTCGAAGTCGATGGCCGAGCACCGCGACCGCCGCGAGGCCGGGCTGGCGATGCTGAGCGAGCGATCGATTGAGGCTCCCCTGCCCGCCGCTGGATATCAGCTCCCGATGAAGGTCGATACCCCGACCGATGCCGCCAAGCTCGCCGTCCGCATGGAGCAGGACGCTGCGGTTGCGTGGCGGGCGGTCGTCGAGCAGGCCACCACCGAGCAGGACCGCGCCTTCGGCGTGGCGGCGCTGACGCAGTGTGCGGTGAAGGCAGCGCGCTGGAGCCAGGTGCTCGGCACGACACCGGTCACGGTGGCATTTCCCGGCGGCAACGAATAACCCACGCGCCGAACGTGCGCTCACTGCGAGATTCCAGTCGTGTTCTCGCGCTCAGCGCACGTTCGGCGAACTGAGGGTCGTCGCGATGTCCGCTGCCGCGGCGCCGACGGCTATCTCCCGGTTGTCTCCGGTGAACCGGTTGCGCAGTTCGACCACGCCGTCGGCCCAGCCGCGGCCGACCACCACGATCCAGGGCACGCCGAGCAGTTCGGCGTCCTTGAACTTCACCCCCGGCGATGCCTGCCGGTCGTCGAGGAGAACGTCGACACCGCGGCGGTCCAGTTCGGCCGCCAACTCTTCCGCGCCCGCGCGGGCCGCCGCGTCCTTGTTCGCGATGACCAGGTGGACGTCGAAGGGAGACACCGACGACGGCCACCGCAGGCCGAGCTCGTCGTGGTGCTGTTCGACGATGACCGCGACCAGCCGCGACACCCCGATGCCGTAGGAACCCATGGTCAACCGGACCGGCTTGCCGTCCTCGCCGAGCACGTCGACCTCGAACGCTTCGGTGTACTTGCGGCCCAGTTGGAAGATGTGGCCGATCTCGATACCGCGCGCGGACACCAGCGGCCCGGCCCCGTCCGGCGACGGGTCGCCGTCGCGTACCTCGGCTGCCTCGATGGTGCCGTCGGCGACGAAGTCGCGCCCGGCAACCAGGCCGACCACATGTTTGCCGGACTCGTCGGCACCGGTGATCCACGACGTGCCGTCGACCACCCGTGGGTCGACGAGATAGCGAACACCGTTGGCCAGCAACGCTTTCGGACCGATGTACCCCTTGGCGAGGAACGGATACCTGGCGAAGTCGGTGTCATCGAGCAACGCGTACTCGGCAGGTTCGAGCGCGGCACCGAGCCGTTTGTCGTCGACCTCCCGATCGCCGGGCACCCCGACGCCCAGCAGTTCCCATTCCCCGCCGGGCGCACGGGTCTTGAGCATCACGTTCTTCAGCGTGTCGGCCGGGGTGACGGTGCGGTCCAGCGCCGAGTTGGCCCAGTCGACCAGCGAGGCGATCGTCGGGGTGTCCGGGGTGTCGTAGACCTTGGCCTCGGGTTGGCCGTCGATCGGCAGGGCCGCAGGGACCGCGGTGGTGACCGCCTCGACGTTGGCGGCGTAGCCGGACTCCAGACACCGCACGAAGGTGTCCTCGCCGATCTCGCTCTCGGCCAGGAACTCCTCGGACGCGCTGCCGCCCATCGCACCGGATACCGCCGAGACGATGACGTAGCGCACGCCCAGCGTGTCGAAGATCCGCTGGTAAGCGTCGCGGTGGCGCAGGTAGGCCGCCCGCAGTCCGTCGTCGTCGACGTCGAACGAATACGAGTCCTTCATGACGAACTCGCGCCCGCGCAGGATTCCGGCGCGTGGCCGCGCTTCGTCGCGATACTTGTTCTGGATCTGGAACAACAGCAGCGGAAAGTCCTTGTAGCTGCTGTACTCCCCCTTGACGGTCAGGGTGAAGAACTCCTCGTGCGTCGGCCCGAGCATGTAGTCGTTGCTGCGACGGTCCTGCAGGCGGAACACGCTGTCGCCGTACTCGGTCCATCGGTTGGTGGTCTGGTAGGGACCTTTGGGCAACAGCGCCGGGAACAGGATCTCCTGTCCGCCGATCGCGGCCATCTCGTGGCGAACGACCTGCTCGATCTTGCGAAGCACCTTGAGCCCCAGCGGCAGCCAGCTGTACAGCCCCGGCCCGACCGGGCGGATGTAGCCCGCCCGGATCAGCAGCCTATGGCTGGGCACTTCGGCGTCGGCCGGGTCGTCGCGCAGGGTGCGCAGAAACAACTCCGACATGCGGGTGATCACAGCCGACAACCTTACTGACTGAGTGAGCTACAGCTCGCCCGCCTCCACCGCCTCCTTGGTGTGCTGCGCGGCGGCGATCTGGCGGGGGGAGAATCGGATCCCGAACGCGGCGATGCCGACGATCACGGCCACCCCGGCGACCCAGAGCAGCGAGTAGGTGTAGCCCTGGCCGAGGGCGTCGAGCTGGGCCGGGGTCATGTCCTTGACCGGTCCGGTCGTGCCGCCCAGGTACAGGGTGCGAGACGTCTGCACGGCTTGGATGACGACCAGCACCAGCGGGCCGCCGAGGTTCTGCACCATCAGCGTGATCGACGACACCGGACCGATCTCGCCGGGGCCCACTCCGGCGATCGCGCACAGCGGCAGGATCACCGCGATCGCCCCGATGCCGAATCCACCGACGACGATCGGCGCGAACAGGTCCGGAAAGTACGGGATGCTGCGGTCCAGCGTAGAGCCGTACAGCATCGCCCCGAGCACGAACAGGCCGCCGCCGAGGATCAGCCAGCGCGGCGCGACATGCGGCGCAAGCCGGGCGGCCATCGCGGTGCCCACCCCGAACGCGAGCGCGAACGGGATGAAGCAGATCCCCGCCTCGAGCGCCGAATAGCCCAGCACGTCCTGCACCAGCAGCCCGATCATCACGGTCAGCGTCAGCAGTACGCCACCCGCGAGGAACAGC contains:
- a CDS encoding proline--tRNA ligase, producing MITRMSELFLRTLRDDPADAEVPSHRLLIRAGYIRPVGPGLYSWLPLGLKVLRKIEQVVRHEMAAIGGQEILFPALLPKGPYQTTNRWTEYGDSVFRLQDRRSNDYMLGPTHEEFFTLTVKGEYSSYKDFPLLLFQIQNKYRDEARPRAGILRGREFVMKDSYSFDVDDDGLRAAYLRHRDAYQRIFDTLGVRYVIVSAVSGAMGGSASEEFLAESEIGEDTFVRCLESGYAANVEAVTTAVPAALPIDGQPEAKVYDTPDTPTIASLVDWANSALDRTVTPADTLKNVMLKTRAPGGEWELLGVGVPGDREVDDKRLGAALEPAEYALLDDTDFARYPFLAKGYIGPKALLANGVRYLVDPRVVDGTSWITGADESGKHVVGLVAGRDFVADGTIEAAEVRDGDPSPDGAGPLVSARGIEIGHIFQLGRKYTEAFEVDVLGEDGKPVRLTMGSYGIGVSRLVAVIVEQHHDELGLRWPSSVSPFDVHLVIANKDAAARAGAEELAAELDRRGVDVLLDDRQASPGVKFKDAELLGVPWIVVVGRGWADGVVELRNRFTGDNREIAVGAAAADIATTLSSPNVR
- a CDS encoding ferritin-like domain-containing protein encodes the protein MTSVEPTGPARPSNPADGALFDAIATEHATIYGYGIVSAHSTPEDNYLVSKSMAEHRDRREAGLAMLSERSIEAPLPAAGYQLPMKVDTPTDAAKLAVRMEQDAAVAWRAVVEQATTEQDRAFGVAALTQCAVKAARWSQVLGTTPVTVAFPGGNE
- the rimP gene encoding ribosome maturation factor RimP, producing the protein MTERSAGLPSQKEVIELLDGEFARAGYEIEGVIVDTAARPPRVTVVADGDGGLDLDSIAELSRTASTLLDEVDARSAPYVLEVTSPGVDRPLTAEKHYRRARGRKVELTLADGTRLTGRVGEIHDAVLRLVVRDGKRPTFSIRELPLGEISKAVVQVEFSPPNPREMELVGQSGKEDPA